Proteins encoded by one window of Grus americana isolate bGruAme1 chromosome 7, bGruAme1.mat, whole genome shotgun sequence:
- the ERLIN1 gene encoding erlin-1 isoform X2: MTMAQAGAAVAAAAGLLIFLLYSSIHKVEEGHLAVYYRGGALLTSPSGPGYHIMLPFITTFKSVQTTLQTDEVKNVPCGTSGGVMIYIDRIEVVNKLAPYADQIDENLKLALQKDLNVMAPGLTIQAVRVTKPKIPEAIRRNFELMEAEKTKLLIAAQKQKVVEKEAETDRKKALIEAEKAAQVARIHYQQKIMEKETEKRISEIEDAAFLAREKAKADAEYYTAQKLADSNKLKLTPEYLELMKYQAIAANSKLYFGDRIPNVFLDSCAFQQASLRTAQETSLPSQEAPENSGESHLRAKESTG, translated from the exons ATGACCATGGCCCAGGCTGGAGCCGCAGTTGCAGCTGCCGCGGgactcctcatcttcctcctgtACTCCTCTATCCACAAGGTTGAGGAGGGGCACCTGGCTGTGTATTACAG GGGTGGTGCATTGTTAACTAGTCCGAGTGGACCAGGCTACCACATCATGCTCCCGTTCATCACCACGTTCAAATCCGTGCAG accaCGTTGCAGACTGACGAAGTGAAAAATGTGCCTTGTGGGACAAg TGGCGGTGTTATGATCTACATTGACCGAATAGAAGTTGTGAATAAATTGGCACCGTATGCAG ATCAGATAGATGAGAATCTGAAGTTGGCCCTGCAGAAAGATCTCAATGTCATGGCACCAGGTCTCACTATTCAG GCTGTGCGTGTtacaaaacccaaaatcccAGAAGCCATCCGAAGAAATTTTGAGCTAAT GGAGGCTGAGAAGACCAAACTGCTGATTGCAGCCCAGAAGCAGAAGGTAGTAGAGAAGGAGGCAGAGACAGACCGGAAGAAAGCGCTCATTG AGGCAGAGAAGGCTGCTCAGGTGGCCAGGATTCACTATCAACAGAAGATTatggagaaagaaacagagaagcgAATTTCTGAGATTGAAG ATGCTGCGTTCCTagcaagagagaaagcaaaagctgatgCGGAGTACTACACTGCTCAGAAGCTGGCTGATTCCAACAAG CTGAAACTTACCCCCGAGTATCTGGAACTAATGAAATACCAAGCAATAGCTGCCAACAGCAAGCTGTATTTTGGTGACCGCATCCCCAACGTGTTCCTGGATTCCTGTGCCTTCCAGCAAGCTAGTCTGAGGACTGCCCAAGAAACCAGCCTTCCTTCACAGGAGGCCCCAGAGAACTCTGGAGAAAGCCACCTCAGAGCAAAGGAGAGTACTGGCTGA
- the ERLIN1 gene encoding erlin-1 isoform X1, producing the protein MTMAQAGAAVAAAAGLLIFLLYSSIHKVEEGHLAVYYRGGALLTSPSGPGYHIMLPFITTFKSVQTTLQTDEVKNVPCGTSGGVMIYIDRIEVVNKLAPYAVYNIVRNYTADYDKTLIFNKIHHELNQFCSAHTLQEVYIELFDQIDENLKLALQKDLNVMAPGLTIQAVRVTKPKIPEAIRRNFELMEAEKTKLLIAAQKQKVVEKEAETDRKKALIEAEKAAQVARIHYQQKIMEKETEKRISEIEDAAFLAREKAKADAEYYTAQKLADSNKLKLTPEYLELMKYQAIAANSKLYFGDRIPNVFLDSCAFQQASLRTAQETSLPSQEAPENSGESHLRAKESTG; encoded by the exons ATGACCATGGCCCAGGCTGGAGCCGCAGTTGCAGCTGCCGCGGgactcctcatcttcctcctgtACTCCTCTATCCACAAGGTTGAGGAGGGGCACCTGGCTGTGTATTACAG GGGTGGTGCATTGTTAACTAGTCCGAGTGGACCAGGCTACCACATCATGCTCCCGTTCATCACCACGTTCAAATCCGTGCAG accaCGTTGCAGACTGACGAAGTGAAAAATGTGCCTTGTGGGACAAg TGGCGGTGTTATGATCTACATTGACCGAATAGAAGTTGTGAATAAATTGGCACCGTATGCAG TGTACAATATTGTGAGAAACTACACTGCAGACTACGATAAGACCTTGATCTTCAATAAAATTCATCATGAGCTGAATCAGTTCTGCAGTGCCCATACCCTGCAGGAGGTATACATTGAGCTGTTTG ATCAGATAGATGAGAATCTGAAGTTGGCCCTGCAGAAAGATCTCAATGTCATGGCACCAGGTCTCACTATTCAG GCTGTGCGTGTtacaaaacccaaaatcccAGAAGCCATCCGAAGAAATTTTGAGCTAAT GGAGGCTGAGAAGACCAAACTGCTGATTGCAGCCCAGAAGCAGAAGGTAGTAGAGAAGGAGGCAGAGACAGACCGGAAGAAAGCGCTCATTG AGGCAGAGAAGGCTGCTCAGGTGGCCAGGATTCACTATCAACAGAAGATTatggagaaagaaacagagaagcgAATTTCTGAGATTGAAG ATGCTGCGTTCCTagcaagagagaaagcaaaagctgatgCGGAGTACTACACTGCTCAGAAGCTGGCTGATTCCAACAAG CTGAAACTTACCCCCGAGTATCTGGAACTAATGAAATACCAAGCAATAGCTGCCAACAGCAAGCTGTATTTTGGTGACCGCATCCCCAACGTGTTCCTGGATTCCTGTGCCTTCCAGCAAGCTAGTCTGAGGACTGCCCAAGAAACCAGCCTTCCTTCACAGGAGGCCCCAGAGAACTCTGGAGAAAGCCACCTCAGAGCAAAGGAGAGTACTGGCTGA